Proteins encoded by one window of Winogradskyella sp. PG-2:
- a CDS encoding ParB/RepB/Spo0J family partition protein, protein MAKATKKQALGRGLSALLKDPANDINSAEDKNADKVVGNIVELDIESIEVNPFQPRTNFNEESLRELASSIRELGVIQPITVRKLAFDKYQLVSGERRFRASKLIGLTAIPAYIRIANDQESLEMALVENIQRQDLDPIEIALSYQRLIDEIQLTQEQMSERVGKKRSTIANYLRLLKLDPIIQTGMRDGFISMGHGRAMVNIESQIDQLEVYEKVISNKLSVRATEQLVKNLNSNSQHTLESESTEVPKYIKKGVKEFSEYFGHKIDVKVAKNGSGKITIPFHSEEDFNRIKKLVQRAK, encoded by the coding sequence ATGGCTAAGGCAACAAAAAAACAAGCACTAGGACGAGGGCTTTCAGCTCTATTAAAAGATCCAGCAAACGATATCAATTCTGCAGAAGATAAAAATGCAGATAAGGTTGTTGGCAACATAGTTGAGCTCGATATTGAAAGTATTGAGGTGAACCCTTTTCAGCCAAGAACGAACTTTAACGAGGAGTCGCTAAGAGAATTGGCTTCATCAATTCGTGAATTAGGAGTTATTCAACCTATAACCGTTAGGAAACTAGCCTTTGATAAATACCAATTAGTTTCTGGTGAACGTCGTTTTAGAGCTTCTAAATTAATTGGATTAACTGCAATTCCGGCTTACATAAGAATAGCTAATGACCAAGAGTCTTTAGAGATGGCTTTGGTTGAAAATATTCAGCGCCAAGATTTAGACCCAATAGAAATTGCACTCTCATACCAACGTTTAATTGACGAAATACAATTAACTCAAGAACAAATGAGTGAACGTGTGGGCAAAAAGCGATCTACAATTGCTAACTATTTACGTTTATTAAAATTAGATCCTATTATCCAAACCGGAATGCGAGATGGATTTATTAGCATGGGACATGGTAGAGCTATGGTAAATATTGAAAGCCAAATAGATCAGCTAGAAGTCTACGAAAAAGTAATTAGCAATAAATTATCTGTAAGAGCAACAGAACAATTGGTAAAGAATTTAAATTCAAATTCTCAACACACACTAGAATCAGAATCTACTGAAGTCCCAAAATACATAAAAAAAGGGGTAAAAGAATTTTCAGAATACTTCGGACATAAAATAGACGTAAAAGTAGCTAAGAATGGTAGCGGAAAAATTACAATCCCTTTTCATTCTGAAGAAGATTTTAACAGAATTAAAAAATTAGTTCAACGTGCTAAATAA
- a CDS encoding DUF5683 domain-containing protein → MLNKRLYILLLCLFSAFYSFSQKEKDTTSIDISQGPIKAETITKKAIDPLRPSKAAFYSAILPGLGQAYNKKYWKIPIVWGAIGTGVYFYVSNDKQFDRYRDAYKRRLAGFKDDEFSDADGNPLISDDGLIRAQQQFRRNKEISLLVTIGLYALNIIDANVDAHLLQFNVDENLSLSPHYQYNRMENTSDLGLTLNFQF, encoded by the coding sequence GTGCTAAATAAGCGTTTATATATTTTATTATTGTGCTTGTTTTCGGCATTTTATTCATTCTCTCAAAAGGAAAAAGACACGACTAGTATTGATATAAGTCAGGGGCCAATAAAAGCAGAAACAATAACAAAAAAAGCAATTGATCCTTTACGGCCTTCTAAAGCTGCATTCTATTCTGCAATCTTACCAGGTTTAGGACAAGCTTACAATAAAAAATATTGGAAAATTCCGATTGTTTGGGGAGCTATTGGTACAGGTGTTTATTTCTATGTAAGTAACGATAAACAATTTGATCGCTACAGAGATGCTTATAAAAGGCGTTTAGCTGGTTTTAAAGATGATGAGTTTTCTGATGCTGATGGTAATCCGTTAATTTCTGATGATGGATTGATTAGAGCCCAACAACAATTTAGAAGAAATAAAGAAATATCACTTTTAGTGACAATAGGGCTTTATGCTTTAAATATCATCGATGCCAATGTAGATGCTCATTTACTACAATTTAATGTCGATGAAAATTTAAGCTTGAGTCCACATTACCAATACAATCGCATGGAAAATACATCCGATTTAGGTTTAACACTTAACTTTCAGTTTTAA
- a CDS encoding FtsB family cell division protein: MSIWNNKYLKPFKNIYLLVLIVFIIWMLFFDAHSLLFHYELNGDMEELEYQKDHYRNEMAKDAKAIKELSTEEGIERTARETYYMKKPHEDIYIIEYEDSIAKQKQDE, from the coding sequence ATGAGTATCTGGAATAACAAATATTTAAAACCCTTTAAGAACATATATCTACTTGTTCTCATAGTATTTATAATTTGGATGCTATTCTTTGATGCGCATTCTTTATTGTTTCATTATGAATTGAATGGTGATATGGAAGAATTAGAATACCAAAAAGATCACTACCGAAACGAAATGGCCAAAGATGCTAAAGCTATTAAAGAGTTAAGCACAGAAGAAGGTATAGAACGTACTGCTCGTGAAACCTACTACATGAAAAAGCCTCACGAAGACATTTACATAATTGAATACGAAGACAGTATAGCCAAACAAAAACAAGATGAGTAA
- a CDS encoding ParA family protein, with product MGKIIAIANQKGGVGKTTTSVNLAASLGVLEKKVLLIDADPQANASSGLGIDVDSVKIGSYQVLEHTKPAKDAIVSSNAPNVDVIPAHIDLVAIEIELVDKDEREYMLKKAVSELKSEYDYILIDCAPSLGLLTLNALTAADSVIIPIQCEYFALEGLGKLLNTIKSVQKIHNEALDIEGLLLTMFDSRLRLSNQVVEEVQKHFSDMVFETIIQRNVRLGEAPSYGESIINYDVSSKGAVNYLNLAKELINKNEL from the coding sequence ATGGGTAAAATCATTGCAATTGCTAATCAAAAAGGAGGCGTTGGTAAAACAACCACTTCTGTTAATTTAGCCGCTTCTCTTGGAGTGCTAGAAAAGAAAGTACTACTTATAGATGCTGACCCACAGGCCAACGCAAGTTCTGGTTTAGGCATTGATGTTGATAGTGTCAAAATTGGTTCATATCAGGTATTAGAACACACAAAACCAGCAAAAGATGCTATTGTAAGCTCTAATGCGCCAAATGTAGATGTGATTCCTGCGCATATTGATTTAGTCGCTATCGAAATTGAACTTGTAGATAAAGACGAACGTGAATACATGCTTAAAAAAGCCGTTTCAGAATTAAAATCTGAATATGACTATATTCTAATAGATTGTGCTCCATCTTTAGGTTTGTTAACCTTAAACGCGCTAACAGCTGCGGATTCTGTTATAATCCCAATTCAATGTGAATATTTTGCACTTGAAGGATTAGGTAAACTGTTAAATACTATTAAAAGTGTACAGAAAATTCATAATGAAGCGTTAGACATAGAAGGCTTACTACTAACTATGTTCGATTCGCGTTTACGCTTATCGAATCAAGTTGTAGAAGAAGTGCAGAAACACTTTAGTGATATGGTATTTGAAACCATAATTCAGCGAAATGTGCGCTTAGGAGAAGCTCCAAGTTATGGAGAAAGTATAATCAACTATGACGTAAGCAGTAAAGGTGCGGTTAACTATTTAAATTTGGCAAAAGAGTTGATTAATAAAAATGAATTGTAA
- the lepB gene encoding signal peptidase I: MTWTEWFIFLLILQIIHGLGTWKLYIKAGRKAWEAFVPVYNAVILMKIISRPWWWVILMFLPIVNLIMIPAAWVETARAFGKDTKLDALICIVTLGFYLYFLNYVADVNYIEDRKLTPKTSSGEWITSILFAIVAATIVHTYFFQPFVIPSSSLEKSLLVGDFLIVSKIHFGARGPMTTVGAPMVHDTIPILKKKSYLFNDNFEEKNTSWLNKLQLPYFRLPGFESIERNDIVVFNQPADTLLDMNDFNPDRNYYKPIDKKTNLVKRCVGVAGDTLEIRNGYVFINGVQNKLPPRSHLQFSYDITFKRNLQPARMIDILKKHDITDGLGYGSTEGSFRIPAATDQNIARLKAHPEVASIVAIKRPLGEKDDIFPRDANFNWNVDNFGPMYIPKAGATVQLNTENIALYKRAIGEYEGHKVVTRGNQILIDDQPATAYTFGQDYYWMMGDNRHNSIDSRYWGFVPYDHVFGKPVFIWMSIDGVMDGLKNWSPRWDRIFTTVSGSGTRSSYLIPFLILIFGITFFNKWRKKKKAKSK; this comes from the coding sequence ATGACCTGGACAGAATGGTTTATATTTTTATTGATTTTACAAATTATTCATGGCCTAGGCACATGGAAATTATACATTAAAGCTGGCCGCAAGGCTTGGGAGGCCTTCGTTCCTGTTTATAATGCTGTTATATTAATGAAAATTATTTCTCGTCCTTGGTGGTGGGTTATTTTAATGTTTTTACCAATTGTAAATCTCATTATGATTCCTGCAGCATGGGTAGAAACTGCTAGAGCATTTGGAAAAGACACTAAATTAGATGCGCTTATATGTATTGTAACGCTTGGATTCTATCTCTATTTTTTAAACTATGTTGCAGATGTTAATTATATTGAAGACAGAAAATTAACTCCAAAAACCTCTTCAGGTGAGTGGATTACTTCTATTTTATTTGCAATTGTAGCAGCTACAATTGTGCATACATATTTCTTTCAACCGTTTGTGATTCCATCATCATCATTAGAAAAATCCTTATTAGTTGGAGATTTTCTTATTGTTAGTAAAATACATTTTGGAGCAAGAGGACCAATGACTACAGTCGGTGCACCAATGGTACATGATACTATTCCTATATTAAAAAAGAAGTCCTACTTATTTAATGACAATTTTGAAGAAAAGAATACCTCTTGGTTAAATAAATTACAATTACCATATTTTAGGTTACCTGGTTTTGAAAGCATAGAACGCAACGATATTGTGGTATTCAATCAACCAGCAGATACCTTGTTGGATATGAATGATTTCAATCCAGATCGTAATTATTACAAACCTATAGACAAAAAAACCAATCTAGTAAAGCGCTGTGTTGGTGTTGCAGGTGATACTTTAGAAATTAGAAATGGTTATGTATTTATTAATGGTGTTCAAAATAAATTACCTCCACGATCGCATTTACAGTTTTCATATGACATAACATTTAAAAGAAACCTGCAACCAGCTAGGATGATAGACATTCTAAAAAAGCATGATATAACTGACGGATTAGGCTATGGATCAACTGAAGGTTCATTTAGAATTCCTGCAGCTACAGATCAAAATATTGCAAGATTAAAAGCACATCCCGAAGTAGCCAGTATTGTTGCTATTAAACGTCCTCTTGGTGAGAAAGATGACATCTTTCCTAGAGACGCAAATTTTAATTGGAATGTAGACAATTTCGGACCAATGTATATTCCAAAAGCTGGTGCAACTGTGCAACTTAATACTGAAAACATTGCTTTGTATAAGCGTGCCATTGGAGAATATGAAGGACATAAAGTTGTGACAAGAGGTAATCAAATTTTAATTGATGACCAACCTGCCACAGCATATACTTTTGGACAAGATTACTATTGGATGATGGGAGATAATAGGCATAATTCTATAGATAGTAGATATTGGGGATTTGTTCCATACGATCACGTTTTTGGTAAGCCTGTATTTATCTGGATGAGTATAGATGGTGTTATGGATGGTCTAAAAAATTGGAGTCCGCGTTGGGATAGAATCTTTACTACTGTTAGTGGAAGTGGAACCCGAAGTTCTTATTTAATTCCTTTTTTAATACTCATTTTCGGAATCACTTTCTTTAACAAATGGAGAAAGAAAAAGAAGGCCAAATCAAAGTAA
- a CDS encoding methylmalonyl-CoA mutase subunit beta, with amino-acid sequence MSKSLFNDFEGVSAKAWKQKIQVDLKGADYNNALIWKTHEGIDVKPFYHADEFETLPEVSNTKATEWKICQAIKVSDSQKANLKAIDAIKRGAESILFHITSDAISIEDLLKNIDLDKIHIQIKCYFISEVFIHKANAFISNMAKKPNTTFHTDIIGNLANTGNWYSNLKEDHLKFETIVKTTNQLSIDLSLYQNAGATIVQQLAYSLAHANEYLNHFNKVIASEPKQSLQVSFNVSLGSNYFFEIAKLKALRQLWTTLASEYGISTKCKIIATPSKRNKTIYDYNVNMLRTTTECMSAIIGGANTICNLPYDVLYHNSNEFGDRIARNQLLVLKHESYFDKVNNPSDGAYYIENLTSQLSEKALDLFKDIEVNGGFLSQLKEGTIQRKIKESVDKEQADFDAETLVLLGTNKHPNSADKMKNDIEISPFLEIKKRRTLIKPIVKKRISEKLEIRRLNKE; translated from the coding sequence ATGAGTAAATCTTTATTTAATGATTTTGAAGGCGTATCTGCAAAAGCTTGGAAACAGAAGATTCAAGTAGACCTTAAAGGTGCAGATTATAATAATGCTTTAATCTGGAAAACACATGAAGGCATAGATGTAAAACCATTTTATCATGCTGATGAGTTTGAAACCCTTCCAGAAGTCTCAAACACTAAAGCTACAGAATGGAAAATCTGTCAAGCCATTAAAGTATCTGATTCTCAAAAAGCTAATCTAAAGGCAATAGATGCCATAAAGCGTGGTGCAGAGAGTATTTTATTTCACATTACTTCTGATGCAATTTCTATTGAAGATTTATTAAAAAATATTGATTTAGATAAAATTCATATTCAGATTAAATGCTATTTTATTTCAGAAGTGTTTATTCATAAGGCTAATGCTTTCATTTCAAATATGGCTAAAAAGCCTAACACCACTTTCCATACTGATATTATAGGAAACCTTGCTAATACTGGTAATTGGTACAGTAATCTAAAAGAGGATCACTTAAAATTTGAAACCATAGTAAAAACTACGAATCAATTAAGTATAGATTTAAGTTTATACCAAAATGCTGGTGCAACAATAGTACAGCAGCTTGCATATAGTTTAGCACACGCCAATGAATACTTAAACCATTTCAATAAAGTCATTGCGAGCGAACCGAAGCAATCTCTTCAAGTAAGTTTTAATGTTTCATTAGGCTCAAACTACTTCTTCGAAATTGCCAAGCTAAAAGCATTACGTCAATTGTGGACAACACTAGCTTCCGAATACGGAATTAGCACAAAATGTAAAATCATTGCCACACCAAGTAAACGAAATAAAACTATATACGATTATAATGTTAATATGCTCCGTACAACTACAGAATGTATGAGTGCAATTATCGGAGGTGCAAATACTATTTGCAATTTACCTTATGATGTTTTATACCATAATTCAAATGAATTTGGAGATAGAATTGCAAGAAATCAATTATTAGTTTTAAAGCATGAAAGCTATTTTGATAAGGTTAATAATCCTTCAGATGGAGCATATTATATTGAAAATTTAACATCACAATTATCAGAAAAAGCGCTAGATCTTTTCAAAGATATTGAAGTAAATGGAGGCTTTTTAAGTCAATTAAAAGAAGGCACTATTCAGAGAAAAATCAAAGAAAGCGTAGACAAAGAACAAGCAGATTTCGATGCCGAAACGTTAGTGCTTTTAGGCACAAATAAACACCCAAATTCGGCAGATAAAATGAAAAACGACATAGAAATTAGTCCGTTTTTAGAAATCAAAAAGCGTAGAACATTAATTAAACCTATTGTGAAAAAAAGAATATCTGAAAAATTGGAAATCAGAAGATTAAACAAAGAGTAA
- the dapB gene encoding 4-hydroxy-tetrahydrodipicolinate reductase, giving the protein MKIALLGYGRMGQSIEVIALERGHSISLKVSDEHSDYNFANADVAIDFSIPSVAVFNIKKGIDAQIPVISGTTGWLDQYDEILAYCKSKNGTFLYASNFSLGVNIFFEVNKRLGELMSNVEGYATEIEEIHHTKKLDAPSGTAITLAEGIIENSHYKHWTLNQPKSDEIHIEAKRIKNVPGTHEINYDSEIDSISIKHTAHSRQGFAMGAVIAAEWIKDKKGVFSMKDVLNIG; this is encoded by the coding sequence ATGAAAATTGCTTTACTCGGTTATGGTAGAATGGGACAAAGTATTGAGGTTATAGCGTTAGAACGTGGTCATAGTATTTCTCTAAAAGTATCTGACGAGCATTCTGACTATAACTTTGCAAATGCAGATGTTGCCATAGATTTTAGTATACCTTCTGTAGCAGTTTTTAATATAAAGAAAGGAATAGATGCACAAATCCCTGTTATATCTGGGACTACAGGTTGGTTAGACCAATACGATGAGATTTTAGCCTATTGTAAATCTAAAAATGGTACATTTTTATACGCTTCAAATTTCAGTTTAGGTGTAAACATTTTCTTCGAGGTAAATAAAAGGTTAGGCGAACTCATGTCTAATGTTGAAGGTTACGCTACCGAGATTGAAGAAATTCATCATACTAAAAAGTTAGACGCACCTAGTGGTACCGCAATCACTTTGGCAGAAGGTATTATTGAAAACTCACATTACAAGCACTGGACATTAAATCAACCGAAATCAGATGAAATTCATATTGAAGCTAAGCGCATTAAAAATGTTCCTGGCACTCATGAAATTAATTATGATTCTGAAATTGATTCTATAAGTATTAAACATACAGCACATAGTCGTCAAGGATTTGCTATGGGAGCCGTTATTGCTGCAGAATGGATTAAGGATAAAAAAGGTGTGTTTAGCATGAAAGATGTGTTAAACATTGGTTAA
- a CDS encoding WbqC family protein translates to MNCLIHSTYFPNIAHFIAMLKAELVYFEVCDNYQKQSHRNRTEIYGANGKLALTVPVSYTQKNRQLYKDVKIANENQWQLLHLKSLQSAYSMSPFFEFYIDELMPLFEQQYDFILDFNLNCFEVLKDALQIDIKTSKTTVFEKEPEEMIDCRLLVNRNFQVNTFESYTQVFSEKHGFISNLSILDLLFNEGPNTELYLKKQIG, encoded by the coding sequence ATGAATTGTCTTATACATTCAACTTATTTTCCTAACATAGCTCATTTTATAGCTATGCTCAAGGCAGAGCTAGTCTATTTTGAAGTCTGTGACAATTATCAAAAGCAAAGTCATAGAAACCGTACCGAAATTTATGGAGCAAATGGAAAATTAGCGCTTACTGTTCCAGTGAGCTATACTCAGAAAAATAGGCAACTCTATAAAGATGTAAAAATTGCTAATGAAAATCAATGGCAACTATTGCATTTAAAGTCCCTTCAGTCAGCTTACAGTATGTCTCCATTTTTTGAATTCTATATTGATGAGTTAATGCCTTTGTTTGAACAGCAATATGATTTTATTTTAGACTTTAATCTTAATTGTTTTGAAGTGCTTAAAGATGCGCTTCAAATAGATATTAAAACGTCTAAGACTACTGTTTTTGAAAAAGAGCCTGAGGAAATGATAGATTGCAGACTATTAGTAAACAGAAATTTCCAAGTCAATACATTTGAAAGTTATACACAAGTATTTAGCGAAAAACATGGTTTTATTTCTAATCTTAGTATTCTAGATCTTTTATTTAACGAAGGGCCTAATACTGAGCTATATTTAAAAAAGCAAATAGGATAA
- the scpA gene encoding methylmalonyl-CoA mutase, with amino-acid sequence MTRKNLQHIKLKSKASSKELKANKSFHTAEDIDVKSTYFKDDIKDLEHLNFVAGIAPNLRGPYSTMYVRRPWTIRQYAGFSTAEESNAFYRRNLAAGQKGLSVAFDLATHRGYDSDHERVVGDVGKAGVAIDSVEDMKILFDQIPLDKMSVSMTMNGAVLPIMAFYIVAAEEQGVNPEHLTGTIQNDILKEFMVRNTYIYPPTPSMKIISDIFQYTSKNMPKFNSISISGYHMQEAGATCDIELAYTLADGLEYIRKGLDAGMDIDTFAPRLSFFWAIGMNHFMEIAKMRAARMLWAKLVKQFNPKNPKSLALRTHCQTSGWSLTEQDPFNNVARTCIEASAAAFGGTQSLHTNALDEAIALPTDFSARIARNTQIYLQQETHITKIVDPWAGSYYVEKLTYDISQKAWELIEEVEELGGMTKAIEAGIPKLRIEEAAARKQARIDSGQDIIVGVNKYRLDEEDPIATLEVDNQTVRNQQIERLTSIKNSRDTKAVTEALSKLTQAAKTSEDNLLALAIDAARKRATLGEISDALEAEFGRHKAQIKSFSGVYSKEIKDDKSFQKARELADQFAKQDGRRPRIMIAKMGQDGHDRGAKVVATGYADVGFDVDIGPLFQTPKEAAKQAVENDVHILGVSSLAAGHKTLVPQVLEELKSYGRDDIMVIVGGVIPKQDYQYLFDAGAVAVFGPGTKISDAAIQILEILID; translated from the coding sequence ATGACTAGAAAAAATCTTCAACATATAAAACTAAAATCAAAAGCCAGTAGCAAAGAATTAAAAGCTAATAAATCTTTTCATACTGCTGAAGATATTGATGTAAAATCAACCTACTTTAAAGATGATATTAAAGATTTAGAACACTTAAATTTTGTCGCAGGAATTGCCCCTAATCTCAGAGGGCCTTATTCTACAATGTACGTAAGGCGACCATGGACGATTAGGCAATACGCAGGTTTCTCTACTGCCGAAGAAAGTAATGCTTTTTATAGACGAAATTTAGCAGCAGGACAAAAAGGACTATCAGTCGCTTTTGATTTAGCAACGCACAGAGGTTACGACTCCGATCATGAACGCGTGGTTGGTGATGTTGGTAAAGCAGGAGTTGCAATAGACTCTGTAGAAGATATGAAAATTCTCTTCGACCAGATTCCGTTAGATAAAATGTCGGTTTCCATGACCATGAATGGTGCAGTTTTACCAATCATGGCGTTTTATATCGTAGCTGCAGAAGAACAAGGAGTAAACCCAGAACATCTTACTGGCACAATACAAAATGATATTCTGAAAGAATTTATGGTGCGTAATACTTATATATATCCACCTACTCCGTCGATGAAAATTATCTCTGATATATTTCAGTATACAAGTAAGAACATGCCAAAATTCAATAGCATAAGTATCTCAGGTTATCATATGCAAGAAGCTGGTGCTACTTGTGATATTGAATTAGCTTACACACTTGCTGATGGACTGGAATATATTAGAAAAGGATTGGATGCTGGAATGGATATTGACACCTTTGCTCCTCGCCTATCATTCTTTTGGGCCATTGGTATGAATCATTTTATGGAAATTGCTAAAATGCGCGCAGCTAGAATGCTCTGGGCAAAATTAGTAAAACAATTTAACCCAAAGAATCCAAAATCATTAGCACTAAGAACGCATTGCCAAACATCGGGTTGGAGTTTAACAGAACAAGATCCTTTTAATAATGTAGCTAGAACTTGTATAGAAGCTTCTGCTGCTGCATTTGGTGGTACACAAAGTTTACATACTAACGCATTAGATGAAGCTATTGCCTTACCTACAGATTTCTCGGCACGAATTGCTAGAAACACTCAAATTTACTTGCAACAAGAAACACATATTACTAAAATTGTAGATCCTTGGGCAGGTAGTTATTATGTTGAGAAACTCACATATGATATTTCTCAAAAAGCATGGGAACTTATAGAAGAAGTTGAAGAATTAGGCGGTATGACCAAAGCCATTGAAGCTGGCATACCAAAACTACGAATCGAGGAAGCTGCAGCAAGAAAGCAAGCGCGTATAGACTCTGGGCAAGATATTATTGTAGGTGTTAATAAATACCGACTAGATGAGGAAGATCCTATTGCAACACTAGAGGTAGATAACCAAACCGTTCGTAATCAACAAATAGAACGCCTTACGAGTATAAAAAATAGTAGAGATACTAAAGCTGTAACTGAAGCTTTATCTAAATTAACACAAGCAGCTAAGACAAGTGAAGATAATTTATTAGCTTTAGCAATAGATGCCGCAAGAAAACGTGCAACTTTAGGCGAAATAAGTGATGCTCTTGAAGCAGAATTTGGACGACACAAGGCACAAATAAAATCATTTAGCGGAGTGTATAGTAAAGAAATAAAAGACGATAAAAGCTTTCAAAAAGCGAGAGAACTGGCTGATCAATTTGCAAAGCAAGATGGTCGCAGACCTCGTATTATGATTGCTAAGATGGGACAAGATGGTCACGATAGAGGCGCCAAAGTTGTAGCTACTGGTTACGCAGATGTTGGTTTCGATGTCGATATTGGTCCACTATTCCAAACACCAAAAGAAGCTGCTAAACAAGCCGTTGAGAATGATGTACATATTCTAGGTGTCTCCTCATTAGCTGCAGGACACAAAACTTTAGTTCCCCAAGTTTTAGAAGAACTTAAATCCTATGGCAGAGATGATATAATGGTTATTGTTGGTGGTGTTATACCAAAACAAGATTACCAATACTTATTTGATGCTGGTGCTGTTGCTGTTTTTGGTCCAGGAACTAAGATAAGTGACGCTGCTATTCAGATTTTGGAAATACTAATTGATTAA
- the udk gene encoding uridine kinase, protein MLIIGIAGGTGCGKTTVVNTILNELPEGEVGVISQDSYYKDTSHLRYDERVKINFDHPRSIDFELLVNHLKTLKKGNPIDQPVYSFVKHNRTGDTISTKPRKVMIVEGILILTNPEIRELFDIKIFVHADSDERLIRRLKRDISERGRDINEVLTRYQTTLKPMHQQFIEPMKEYADIIIPNNKYNTVAVDIVRTIINERL, encoded by the coding sequence TTTTAAATGAACTTCCTGAAGGTGAAGTTGGCGTGATTTCGCAAGATTCATATTATAAAGACACATCACATCTAAGATATGATGAGCGTGTTAAAATTAATTTTGATCATCCACGTTCTATTGATTTTGAGTTGTTAGTAAATCATCTAAAGACTCTTAAAAAAGGAAACCCTATAGATCAACCCGTTTATTCCTTTGTAAAGCATAATCGTACTGGAGATACTATTTCAACAAAACCAAGAAAAGTTATGATTGTTGAAGGTATTTTAATCTTAACCAATCCGGAAATTAGAGAACTTTTCGACATTAAAATATTTGTGCATGCAGATTCTGATGAACGTTTAATTCGTCGTTTAAAGCGTGATATTTCGGAACGTGGAAGAGATATAAATGAAGTTCTTACAAGATATCAAACTACCCTAAAACCAATGCATCAGCAATTTATAGAACCTATGAAAGAGTACGCTGATATTATAATTCCTAATAACAAATACAACACAGTAGCAGTAGATATCGTTAGAACAATAATTAACGAGCGTCTGTAA